In a single window of the Streptacidiphilus sp. P02-A3a genome:
- a CDS encoding ClpP family protease, with product MGSYTVPYVIERTAQGERSYDVFSRLLNERIIFLGTEIDDGVANVVIAQLLHLESAGPEQEISIYLNSPGGSFTSLMAIYDTMTFVQAPISTFCVGQAASTAAVLLAGGDPGRRFVLQHARVLLGQPASNGRRGMVSDLSLAAKEMVRVRSQVEEILSRHTHHDTATLRADMDRDKVLTADEAVSYGLADEVLRRRLAFA from the coding sequence ATGGGCTCCTACACTGTTCCCTACGTCATCGAACGCACCGCGCAGGGCGAACGGTCCTACGACGTCTTCAGCCGGTTGCTCAACGAGCGGATCATCTTCCTCGGCACCGAGATCGACGACGGCGTCGCCAACGTGGTCATCGCGCAACTCCTGCACCTGGAGTCGGCCGGCCCCGAGCAGGAGATCTCGATCTACCTCAACTCGCCCGGCGGCTCGTTCACCTCACTGATGGCGATCTACGACACGATGACGTTCGTGCAGGCGCCGATCTCCACGTTCTGCGTCGGCCAGGCGGCGTCCACCGCCGCGGTGCTGCTGGCCGGCGGGGATCCCGGACGGCGGTTCGTGTTGCAGCACGCGCGGGTACTGCTCGGCCAACCGGCCAGCAACGGCCGCCGGGGAATGGTCTCCGACCTCAGCCTCGCCGCCAAGGAGATGGTCCGCGTCCGCTCCCAGGTGGAGGAGATCCTGTCCCGGCACACGCATCACGACACGGCGACGCTGCGCGCGGACATGGACCGGGACAAGGTGCTCACCGCCGACGAGGCCGTCAGCTACGGGCTCGCCGACGAGGTACTGCGCCGCCGCCTCGCGTTCGCCTGA
- a CDS encoding helix-turn-helix domain-containing protein: MSTPAPNEARVIPLRPAAQPPGSEGAPRVPQRPRGTPPAPRPREPLWRHLVGGALRRERLAQERTLKDVAQAARISMPYLSELERGRKEASSEVLAAAAQALGLGLGDLLSLAQDELAQHSRGRVVRDRVVRDRVVRDRERTAPTARYDGLCLVA; this comes from the coding sequence GTGAGCACTCCTGCGCCGAACGAAGCCCGCGTCATCCCGCTGCGCCCGGCGGCCCAGCCGCCCGGCTCCGAGGGGGCGCCCCGCGTTCCGCAGCGGCCGAGGGGAACGCCCCCGGCCCCCCGGCCGAGGGAGCCGTTGTGGCGCCACCTGGTCGGCGGCGCGCTGCGGCGCGAGCGGCTCGCCCAGGAGCGCACGCTCAAGGACGTCGCGCAGGCGGCCCGGATCTCGATGCCGTACCTGTCGGAGCTGGAGCGCGGGCGCAAGGAGGCCTCCTCCGAGGTGCTCGCCGCCGCCGCCCAGGCCCTCGGCCTCGGCCTGGGCGACCTGCTCTCGCTCGCCCAGGACGAGCTGGCCCAGCACTCCCGCGGCCGGGTGGTCCGCGACCGGGTGGTCCGCGACCGGGTGGTCCGGGACCGGGAGCGCACGGCGCCCACGGCGCGGTACGACGGCCTGTGCCTCGTGGCCTGA
- a CDS encoding MarR family transcriptional regulator — MSLFAPGGGTLPLEAAAAVRSAAQAVDRLRSHGTQGRGMSAGARDVLVRLSAATRSGLATGEIAHAGGVSSRNVTGVVDTLERDQLVRRVQDPHDRRSVRGQINLCLRLVGNQRRIEQYLSTERPDQPPP, encoded by the coding sequence ATGAGCCTGTTCGCGCCCGGCGGCGGTACGCTCCCGCTGGAGGCGGCCGCGGCCGTCCGGTCGGCCGCGCAGGCAGTGGACCGGCTCCGCTCCCACGGGACGCAGGGACGCGGCATGAGCGCGGGGGCACGGGACGTCCTCGTACGGTTGAGCGCCGCCACGCGGTCCGGTCTGGCCACCGGTGAGATCGCCCACGCCGGCGGGGTGAGTTCGCGCAACGTCACCGGAGTGGTCGACACGCTGGAGCGCGACCAGCTTGTGCGGCGGGTCCAGGACCCACACGACCGCCGGTCCGTCCGGGGCCAGATCAACCTGTGCCTGCGTCTGGTCGGGAACCAGCGCCGGATCGAGCAGTACCTGAGCACCGAGCGACCCGACCAACCGCCCCCCTGA
- a CDS encoding endo-1,4-beta-xylanase yields the protein MSVHARLRHRLLAVAAALAAVALLLTALSARAGATGGGLKSLAEAKGIYFGTALTQGNLGVPALTAVAAAQFDMVTPGNEMKWDTTEPSDGSYDFAPGDQIVSYAQANGMRVRGHNLVWDSQLPSWVSSLPSAQVQSAMEGHITTEVTHYRGQVYSWDVVNEPFNDDGTLKQDVFFNAMGSGYIADALRTAHAADPGAKLYLNDYNIEGENAKSDAMYTLVRSLKAQGVPIDGVGFESHFILGQVPSTMAANLERFTALGVDVAVTELDDRIPLPATSADLAQQADDYAAVVQDCLAVSGCVGVSQWGVGDADSWIPGTFPGYGAATMFDSDYQPKPAYGAVVAALGGSATGPSASASASAPPSASGSPGAPAGGCQVADSVDAWNTGMTENITLTNTGATTLGAWSLVFTLGGGQAVSSTWNAAISPSTGQVTATNLSYNGTLAPGASASFGFQATQTGDFAAPASFSLGGVSCVG from the coding sequence GTGTCAGTCCACGCACGCCTGCGGCACCGCCTGTTGGCGGTGGCCGCCGCACTCGCGGCAGTCGCGCTCCTGCTGACCGCGCTGAGCGCCCGAGCGGGCGCGACCGGCGGCGGCCTCAAGTCCCTCGCCGAGGCGAAGGGCATCTACTTCGGCACCGCGCTGACCCAGGGCAACCTGGGCGTCCCCGCGCTCACCGCCGTCGCCGCCGCCCAGTTCGACATGGTCACCCCCGGCAACGAGATGAAGTGGGACACCACCGAACCCTCCGACGGGAGCTACGACTTCGCCCCCGGCGACCAGATCGTCTCCTACGCCCAGGCGAACGGCATGCGGGTGCGCGGGCACAACCTGGTGTGGGACAGCCAGCTGCCGTCCTGGGTGTCCAGCCTGCCCAGCGCCCAGGTGCAGTCCGCGATGGAGGGCCACATCACCACCGAGGTCACCCACTACCGGGGCCAGGTCTACTCCTGGGACGTGGTCAACGAGCCCTTCAACGACGACGGCACCCTCAAGCAGGACGTCTTCTTCAACGCGATGGGCAGCGGCTACATCGCCGACGCCCTGCGGACCGCCCACGCCGCGGACCCCGGCGCCAAGCTCTACCTGAACGACTACAACATCGAGGGGGAGAACGCCAAGAGCGACGCGATGTACACCCTGGTGCGGTCGCTCAAGGCGCAGGGCGTGCCGATCGACGGCGTCGGTTTCGAGAGCCACTTCATCCTCGGGCAGGTGCCGTCGACGATGGCGGCGAACCTGGAGCGCTTCACCGCGCTGGGCGTGGACGTCGCCGTCACCGAGCTCGACGACCGCATCCCGCTCCCGGCCACCAGCGCCGACCTGGCCCAGCAGGCCGACGACTACGCCGCCGTGGTCCAGGACTGCCTGGCCGTCAGCGGCTGCGTCGGGGTCTCCCAGTGGGGGGTCGGCGACGCCGACTCCTGGATCCCGGGCACCTTCCCCGGCTACGGCGCGGCCACCATGTTCGACAGCGACTACCAGCCCAAGCCCGCGTACGGCGCCGTCGTCGCCGCCCTGGGCGGCTCCGCCACCGGCCCCTCCGCCTCCGCGTCGGCCTCCGCCCCGCCTTCCGCTTCCGGGTCCCCCGGCGCTCCTGCGGGCGGCTGCCAGGTGGCCGACTCGGTCGACGCCTGGAACACCGGGATGACCGAGAACATCACCCTGACCAACACCGGCGCCACCACCCTCGGCGCCTGGTCCCTGGTCTTCACCCTGGGCGGCGGACAGGCCGTCAGCTCCACCTGGAACGCGGCCATCAGCCCGAGTACCGGGCAGGTCACCGCCACCAACCTCAGCTACAACGGGACCCTCGCCCCGGGTGCCTCCGCCAGTTTCGGTTTCCAGGCCACCCAGACCGGCGACTTCGCGGCACCCGCCTCGTTCAGCCTGGGCGGCGTCAGCTGCGTCGGCTGA
- a CDS encoding site-specific integrase yields MTTPQGTPASRRSRANGDGTIYQRQDGRWEAAGYVLAAGDTRKRIRVYGTTRKEALAKFTDKIATSNRGVPVPSAQGSLGAYLTYWLENVAVHYLRENTHTRYPACANQYLIPGLGKKKLAKLTAKDVRSWLNDLRTVCQCCARGTDASRNPQAQTSRRPRCCAIGKCCHKRLSPLTLAYVHSMLKSALEHAVREEEIPRNVARNVRMGTPRPLRFEPLTAEEARAFLAATNGHRLSALFELALRTGLRKGELLGLRWEDLDLAGGSASIRRTLQRTNSSGLVALPTKTQSSERRIALPTECLRSLEQHRDRQRQDREAAGAGWKASGYVFTRPDGNPIKGATLTRHFNTLLRRATLRRIRFHDLRHSAATLLLEQGVELVVIKELLGHAHIGVTATVYAHVRLRLQRDAINLLGNALRNSNETATRPDDGDEPPLWAAPVR; encoded by the coding sequence ATGACCACACCCCAGGGCACCCCCGCCTCCCGCCGCAGCCGAGCCAACGGAGACGGCACCATCTACCAGCGCCAGGACGGCCGCTGGGAAGCCGCCGGATACGTCCTCGCCGCAGGCGACACCCGCAAGCGCATCCGCGTCTACGGCACCACCCGCAAAGAGGCCCTGGCCAAGTTCACCGACAAGATCGCCACCAGCAACCGCGGCGTCCCCGTACCCTCCGCACAAGGCAGCCTGGGCGCCTACCTGACGTACTGGCTGGAGAACGTCGCCGTCCACTACCTCCGCGAGAACACCCACACCCGCTACCCCGCCTGCGCCAACCAGTACCTCATCCCCGGCCTGGGCAAGAAGAAGCTCGCCAAACTCACCGCCAAGGACGTCCGCTCCTGGCTCAACGACCTGCGCACCGTCTGCCAGTGCTGCGCACGCGGCACCGACGCCAGCCGCAACCCCCAAGCCCAGACCAGCCGCCGCCCCCGCTGCTGCGCCATCGGGAAGTGCTGCCACAAGCGGCTGTCCCCGCTGACCCTGGCCTACGTGCACTCCATGCTCAAGTCCGCCCTGGAGCACGCCGTCCGCGAAGAGGAGATCCCGCGCAACGTGGCCCGCAACGTCCGCATGGGCACCCCCCGACCCCTCCGCTTCGAACCCCTCACCGCCGAGGAGGCTCGTGCGTTCCTTGCCGCCACGAACGGGCACCGGCTGAGCGCGCTGTTCGAGCTCGCCCTCCGCACCGGACTGCGCAAGGGCGAACTCCTCGGCCTGCGATGGGAGGACCTCGACCTGGCCGGCGGATCCGCCAGCATCCGCCGCACCTTGCAGCGCACTAACTCCAGCGGCCTTGTCGCCCTGCCCACCAAGACCCAGAGCTCGGAACGGCGCATCGCCCTGCCCACCGAGTGCCTGCGCTCCCTCGAACAGCACCGCGACCGGCAGCGTCAGGACCGCGAGGCGGCGGGGGCGGGCTGGAAGGCGAGCGGCTACGTCTTCACCCGACCCGACGGCAACCCGATCAAAGGAGCCACCCTCACCCGACACTTCAACACCCTGCTCCGCCGAGCCACCCTCCGCCGCATCCGCTTCCACGACCTCCGGCACTCGGCGGCCACTCTCCTCCTGGAACAGGGCGTCGAACTCGTCGTCATCAAGGAACTCCTCGGCCACGCCCACATCGGCGTGACCGCGACGGTGTACGCCCACGTCCGACTCCGCCTCCAACGCGACGCCATCAACCTCCTCGGCAACGCCCTCCGCAACTCCAACGAGACCGCCACCCGACCCGACGACGGCGACGAACCACCACTTTGGGCAGCACCCGTCCGCTGA
- a CDS encoding helix-turn-helix domain-containing protein, translating into MTAPAPEELLTVPQVMARLQLGRSAVYDLLRTRQLGSITLGRARRIPALALTDFIRTRLEQDAT; encoded by the coding sequence ATGACCGCGCCCGCCCCGGAGGAACTGCTGACAGTCCCGCAGGTCATGGCCCGCCTCCAACTCGGCCGCTCCGCTGTCTACGACCTCCTGCGCACCCGGCAACTCGGCTCCATCACCCTCGGCCGCGCCCGCCGCATCCCCGCACTCGCCCTCACCGACTTCATCCGCACCCGACTCGAACAGGACGCCACCTGA
- a CDS encoding DUF5955 family protein yields MTDSQLPGGEGDDAENEPDAGANRARRRGRRGGGDITIGGNSTLTGVAIASGDSSRASAHAAGAAAEPARPATRAELHRFLTDLLAQLRSTEEELADRPAAVEVTEELVAETSGTHPDRYRLRGMLAALQAAVGGATSLTGAVTVLVEAVKRLFGIA; encoded by the coding sequence ATGACGGACAGTCAGTTACCGGGTGGGGAAGGCGACGACGCGGAGAACGAGCCGGACGCGGGAGCGAACCGGGCGCGCCGCCGCGGGCGGCGCGGCGGCGGCGACATCACCATCGGGGGGAACAGCACCCTCACCGGGGTCGCCATCGCCTCCGGGGACTCCTCCCGCGCCTCGGCCCACGCGGCCGGAGCAGCAGCGGAACCGGCCAGGCCCGCGACCCGCGCCGAACTCCACCGGTTCCTGACCGACCTGCTGGCCCAACTCCGTTCCACCGAGGAGGAGTTGGCCGACCGACCGGCGGCGGTGGAAGTCACCGAGGAGCTGGTGGCCGAGACCTCCGGAACGCACCCCGACCGCTACCGCCTGCGGGGAATGCTGGCCGCGCTGCAAGCGGCCGTCGGCGGGGCCACCAGCCTGACCGGAGCGGTGACCGTCCTGGTCGAAGCGGTCAAGCGGCTGTTCGGGATTGCCTGA
- a CDS encoding DUF6528 family protein: MGPDTAFPPAPSRRDVLTATAAALGAATVPAPPPAATRRPRQPRDDGPLPTLSLLLAADQASERVLVLDPNDPSWLDGDAPQRRSARQAALWSWSPTGDSSLDHLAPKDTWRLVSEAKYRLSNGRQWLLTCASAGLAAVVPYPTGRAYWSTATSGNVHTLELLPDGNVAIAASEAGFVRLYAASQGPRATRCAQFDLPGAHGLQWDAVRQVLWALGDRLLVALDVGGAPDDPRLTTVLAVELPAPGGHDLSVRADDGDRLWVTTVGHVYQYSVTGADFTAYLGQQDIDGPGVKSVGDDPLTGQVLTVAPVTDNPCPWCTSTIDFHAPDGRQRVEGASLYKARWMPGPLSAWLGGPAEGPWAARAR, encoded by the coding sequence ATGGGCCCCGACACCGCGTTCCCCCCGGCTCCGAGCAGGCGCGACGTCCTGACCGCCACGGCGGCGGCGCTGGGCGCCGCCACCGTACCCGCCCCGCCGCCCGCCGCCACCCGCCGCCCGCGGCAGCCCCGCGACGACGGCCCCCTACCGACCCTGAGCCTGCTCCTGGCCGCCGACCAGGCCAGCGAGCGGGTCCTGGTACTGGACCCGAACGACCCCAGCTGGCTGGACGGCGACGCGCCCCAACGCCGCTCGGCGCGACAGGCGGCCCTGTGGTCCTGGTCGCCGACCGGCGACAGCAGCCTGGACCACCTCGCCCCCAAGGACACCTGGCGGCTGGTCAGCGAAGCGAAGTACCGCCTCAGCAACGGCCGGCAGTGGCTGCTCACCTGCGCCTCCGCGGGCCTGGCCGCCGTCGTCCCCTACCCCACCGGCCGCGCCTACTGGTCCACCGCCACCAGCGGAAACGTCCACACACTGGAACTCCTGCCGGACGGCAACGTCGCGATCGCGGCCAGCGAGGCCGGATTCGTCCGCCTCTACGCCGCCTCCCAGGGCCCGCGGGCGACCCGCTGCGCCCAGTTCGACCTGCCCGGGGCGCACGGCCTGCAGTGGGACGCCGTCCGTCAGGTGCTGTGGGCGCTGGGGGACCGCCTGCTGGTCGCGTTGGACGTCGGCGGCGCGCCGGACGATCCGCGGCTGACGACCGTCCTGGCGGTGGAGCTGCCCGCCCCCGGCGGCCACGACCTGTCGGTGCGCGCGGACGACGGCGACCGGCTGTGGGTCACCACCGTGGGCCACGTCTACCAGTACTCCGTCACCGGCGCCGACTTCACCGCCTACCTCGGGCAGCAGGACATCGACGGACCGGGGGTCAAGAGCGTCGGCGACGACCCGCTCACCGGCCAGGTCCTGACGGTGGCCCCGGTGACGGACAACCCGTGCCCCTGGTGCACGTCCACCATCGACTTCCACGCGCCCGACGGCCGTCAGCGCGTCGAGGGGGCGAGCCTGTACAAGGCCCGCTGGATGCCCGGCCCGCTCTCCGCCTGGCTGGGCGGCCCGGCCGAAGGACCGTGGGCGGCCCGGGCCCGCTGA
- a CDS encoding glycoside hydrolase family 48 protein: MSESLSRRRFATAVSGALMAVAAAPSIARAAAAGGAASGAASATTATDAYTQQFLTQYNKIKNPANGYFSAAGIPYHSVETLIVEAPDYGHQTTSEAFSFWMWLEATYGRVTGDWTAFNNAWTTAEHYIIPTHTDQPTNSSYNPSSPATYAPEWPSPSDYPSALNTSVPVGQDPLANELTSTYGTADVYGMHWLLDVDNKYGYGNTPGTGAEAGPSASGPSYINSYQRGSAESVWLTIPQPTTDLFNYGGPNGYLDLFVAQSGAYSKQWKYTDAPDADSRAVQAAYWAYRWASAQGAEGQIAASVAKAAKMGDYLRYAFFDKYFKQIGDCVNASSCAAGTGRSSEHYLLSWYYAWGGAEAGGGWAWRIGDGASHQGYQNPLAAWALSTVATLTPQSPTAQSDWSGSLTRQLEFYQWLQSAEGAMAGGCTNSWEGQYATPPAGTSTFYGMAYDWEPVYHDPPSNNWFGFQAWSMERVAEYYYVTGDARAKALLDKWVAWAVSQTTVTATNFQIPSTLGWSGQPDTWNPTTPGANSGLHVSVVDYGNDVGVAAAYAKTLMYYSAKSGDTASGALAKSLLDVMATFADTIGISVPETRTDYSSFGATVYVPTGWSGKMPNGDAIVPGATFTSIRSWYKSDPNWSQVQTYLNGGAAPVFTYHRFWAQADIAMAYAVYGELFEGAGTGPTATPPTVPTGLAASNVTSTSVTLTWTASTDSASSVAGYTVYRGSTKVGLTTGTSYTDTGLTPATGYSYTVTAQDPAGDTSAASAALSVTTSAAPAGGSCTAVYSVSSDWGSGFNGNVTITNNGTTATKTWKVTWTWPGNQTISNMWNAGYTQTGTSVTATSMTYNNAIAPGASTSFGFGATYTGTNTAPTVTVTST, translated from the coding sequence ATGTCCGAGTCCCTGTCCCGAAGGCGGTTCGCCACCGCGGTCAGCGGCGCGCTGATGGCCGTGGCCGCCGCGCCCTCCATCGCCAGAGCCGCGGCGGCGGGCGGCGCCGCGTCGGGCGCCGCGAGCGCGACGACCGCGACGGACGCGTACACCCAGCAGTTCCTGACCCAGTACAACAAGATCAAGAATCCGGCGAACGGCTACTTCAGCGCGGCCGGGATCCCGTACCACAGCGTGGAGACGCTGATCGTCGAGGCCCCGGACTACGGGCACCAGACGACCTCGGAGGCGTTCAGTTTCTGGATGTGGCTGGAGGCCACCTACGGCCGGGTGACCGGGGACTGGACGGCGTTCAACAACGCGTGGACCACCGCCGAGCACTACATCATCCCCACGCACACCGACCAGCCGACCAACAGCTCGTACAACCCGAGCTCACCGGCGACGTACGCCCCGGAGTGGCCCTCCCCCAGCGACTACCCCAGTGCCCTCAACACCTCGGTCCCGGTGGGCCAGGACCCGCTGGCCAACGAGCTGACGTCGACCTACGGCACCGCGGACGTCTACGGCATGCACTGGCTGCTGGACGTCGACAACAAGTACGGCTACGGCAACACGCCCGGCACCGGCGCGGAGGCCGGGCCCAGCGCGAGCGGGCCGTCGTACATCAACAGCTACCAGCGCGGCTCCGCCGAGTCGGTGTGGCTGACGATCCCGCAGCCCACCACCGACCTGTTCAACTACGGTGGCCCGAACGGGTACCTGGACCTGTTCGTGGCGCAGAGCGGCGCGTACTCGAAGCAGTGGAAGTACACCGACGCCCCGGACGCCGACTCCCGCGCGGTGCAGGCCGCGTACTGGGCCTACCGCTGGGCCTCGGCCCAGGGCGCCGAGGGCCAGATCGCCGCCTCGGTGGCGAAGGCCGCCAAGATGGGCGACTACCTGCGGTACGCGTTCTTCGACAAGTACTTCAAGCAGATCGGCGACTGCGTCAACGCCAGTAGCTGCGCCGCTGGTACCGGCCGCAGCTCCGAGCACTACCTGCTGTCGTGGTACTACGCCTGGGGCGGGGCCGAGGCCGGCGGCGGCTGGGCCTGGCGGATCGGCGACGGCGCCTCGCACCAGGGGTACCAGAACCCGCTGGCCGCCTGGGCGCTGTCCACCGTGGCCACGCTGACCCCGCAGTCCCCGACCGCGCAGAGCGACTGGTCGGGCAGCCTGACCCGGCAGTTGGAGTTCTACCAGTGGCTCCAGTCGGCCGAGGGCGCCATGGCCGGCGGCTGCACCAACAGCTGGGAGGGGCAGTACGCCACCCCGCCCGCGGGCACCTCGACCTTCTACGGCATGGCCTACGACTGGGAGCCGGTCTACCACGACCCGCCGAGCAACAACTGGTTCGGCTTCCAGGCGTGGTCGATGGAGCGCGTCGCGGAGTACTACTACGTGACCGGCGACGCCAGGGCCAAGGCGCTGCTGGACAAGTGGGTGGCCTGGGCCGTCTCGCAGACCACGGTCACCGCGACGAACTTCCAGATCCCGTCCACGCTCGGCTGGTCCGGCCAGCCGGACACCTGGAACCCGACCACCCCGGGGGCCAACTCCGGGCTGCACGTCTCGGTGGTCGACTACGGCAACGACGTCGGTGTCGCGGCGGCGTACGCCAAGACCCTGATGTACTACTCGGCCAAGTCAGGTGACACGGCGTCAGGAGCCTTGGCGAAGAGCCTGCTCGACGTGATGGCGACGTTCGCGGACACCATCGGCATCTCGGTTCCGGAGACCCGCACCGACTACAGCTCGTTCGGCGCCACGGTGTACGTGCCGACCGGCTGGTCGGGCAAGATGCCGAACGGCGACGCGATCGTGCCCGGGGCCACCTTCACCTCCATCCGCTCCTGGTACAAGAGCGACCCGAACTGGTCGCAGGTGCAGACCTACCTGAACGGCGGGGCCGCGCCCGTCTTCACGTACCACCGCTTCTGGGCGCAGGCGGACATCGCCATGGCCTACGCGGTGTACGGCGAGCTGTTCGAGGGCGCGGGCACCGGTCCGACGGCGACCCCGCCGACGGTGCCGACCGGTCTGGCGGCCTCGAACGTGACGAGCACCTCGGTGACCCTCACCTGGACCGCGTCCACCGACTCGGCCAGCAGTGTGGCGGGCTACACCGTGTACCGGGGCTCGACCAAGGTCGGCCTGACCACCGGCACCTCGTACACCGACACCGGGCTGACGCCCGCCACCGGCTACTCGTACACGGTCACCGCCCAGGACCCGGCGGGCGACACCTCGGCGGCCTCCGCCGCGCTGTCGGTCACCACCTCGGCCGCGCCCGCCGGCGGCAGCTGCACGGCTGTCTACAGCGTCAGCAGCGACTGGGGCAGCGGCTTCAACGGCAACGTCACCATCACCAACAACGGCACCACCGCCACCAAGACCTGGAAGGTCACCTGGACCTGGCCGGGCAACCAGACCATCAGCAACATGTGGAACGCCGGCTACACCCAGACCGGTACCTCGGTCACCGCCACCAGCATGACCTACAACAACGCCATCGCCCCGGGTGCCAGCACCAGCTTCGGCTTCGGCGCCACGTACACCGGCACCAACACCGCCCCGACGGTGACCGTCACCTCCACCTGA
- a CDS encoding ATP-dependent Clp protease proteolytic subunit: MTPLTTLQPRAEEGDTAPSRFDDHLAAQLLAQRIVLLGTQVDEVSANRVCAQLLLLSAEDPHTDINLYINSPGGSVTAGLAIYDTMRLIPNDVSTLAMGMAASMGQFLLTVGTSGKRFALPNARVMMHQPSAGIGGTTADIEIQAQNLQFTKKAIEKITAEHTGQSEETITRDGDRDRWFTAEQAKEYGIVDRVVESLASIRPTTSRPRMGL, encoded by the coding sequence ATGACTCCACTGACCACCCTCCAACCCCGCGCGGAGGAGGGCGACACCGCGCCCAGCCGCTTCGACGACCACCTCGCGGCCCAACTGCTCGCCCAGCGGATCGTGCTCCTCGGCACCCAGGTCGACGAGGTGTCGGCCAACCGGGTGTGCGCGCAACTGCTGCTGCTGTCGGCGGAGGACCCGCACACCGACATCAACCTGTACATCAACAGCCCCGGCGGCTCGGTCACCGCGGGCCTCGCCATCTACGACACCATGCGGCTCATCCCGAACGACGTCTCGACGCTGGCGATGGGGATGGCCGCCAGCATGGGCCAGTTCCTGCTCACCGTGGGGACCTCCGGCAAGCGCTTCGCGCTGCCCAACGCGCGGGTCATGATGCACCAGCCCTCGGCGGGCATCGGCGGCACCACCGCGGACATCGAGATCCAGGCGCAGAACCTCCAGTTCACCAAGAAGGCCATCGAGAAGATCACCGCCGAGCACACCGGCCAGAGCGAGGAGACGATCACCCGGGACGGCGACCGGGACCGCTGGTTCACGGCCGAACAGGCCAAGGAGTACGGAATCGTGGACCGGGTGGTGGAGTCGCTCGCCAGCATCCGCCCGACCACCTCGCGTCCTCGGATGGGGTTGTGA
- a CDS encoding helix-turn-helix domain-containing protein → MARESVGELVRRLRLARGWSQQRLADALAQAAPGRVPPTRNDVSRWEIGTRSPREWLPFLALVLEVPRELLEAAKAVPPAEPAPRVLTVADFLPEGDPLAPLAVRTGRRIGAGQVADLTQRVHGLRLADDVVYGKDLIAPALRELRAAVTLYRQGTHTEQVGRELLRAIGELAQIAGWVASDAGEHAEAERIYRLGISAARAAGDGVLSGNVAGSLAYQWSNTGRPSDAVDLASAAVEEAGPDAPAKARALHLDRVAWAHTRAGQDRSAMTALGEASEALGQDSAGTESPSYLYWMDAGEL, encoded by the coding sequence GTGGCGCGGGAATCGGTCGGGGAGCTGGTACGGCGGCTGCGGCTGGCGCGTGGTTGGAGTCAACAGCGGCTGGCCGACGCACTGGCCCAAGCTGCCCCCGGCAGGGTTCCGCCAACGCGCAACGACGTGTCCCGCTGGGAGATCGGCACCCGGTCCCCGCGCGAATGGCTGCCCTTTCTCGCCCTGGTGCTGGAGGTCCCGCGCGAACTGCTGGAGGCAGCCAAGGCCGTCCCACCGGCCGAGCCCGCCCCACGCGTGCTGACGGTGGCCGACTTCCTGCCCGAGGGCGACCCGCTGGCCCCGCTGGCTGTCAGGACCGGCCGGCGGATCGGAGCCGGGCAGGTCGCCGACCTGACCCAGCGAGTCCACGGCCTGCGCCTGGCCGACGACGTGGTCTACGGCAAGGACCTGATCGCCCCGGCACTGAGGGAACTGCGCGCGGCGGTCACGCTCTACCGCCAGGGCACCCACACCGAGCAGGTGGGCCGTGAACTTCTACGGGCTATTGGCGAGTTGGCGCAGATCGCCGGTTGGGTCGCCTCCGACGCGGGCGAGCACGCCGAGGCGGAGCGGATCTACCGGCTCGGAATCAGTGCCGCCCGAGCCGCCGGGGACGGCGTCCTGTCGGGCAACGTCGCGGGCTCGCTGGCCTACCAGTGGAGCAACACCGGACGCCCCAGCGATGCCGTCGACCTGGCTTCCGCTGCCGTGGAGGAGGCCGGTCCCGATGCTCCGGCGAAGGCCCGCGCCCTGCACTTGGACCGGGTGGCTTGGGCGCACACCCGCGCCGGTCAGGACCGATCGGCGATGACCGCGCTCGGGGAGGCGAGCGAGGCCCTGGGACAGGACTCGGCCGGTACCGAGTCGCCGTCATATCTGTATTGGATGGACGCCGGGGAACTGTAG